The proteins below are encoded in one region of Pseudonocardia sp. DSM 110487:
- the dxs gene encoding 1-deoxy-D-xylulose-5-phosphate synthase, with protein MTVLRSVRGPADLKRLGADQLPALAAEIREELVASVSRTGGHLGPNLGVVELTIALHRVFDSPRDTLVWDTGHQAYVHKMLTGRHDGWESLKKTGGLSGYPCRAESEHDHVENSHASTSLSWADGIARGYALTAQERHVVAVIGDGALTGGMAWEALNNIAAGKDRNVVIVVNDNGRSYAPTIGGVADRLATLRLQPGYERVLEAGKQALSRTPVVGAPIYAGLHALKAGVKDALSPQALFSDLGLKYFGPVDGHDIAAMESALRRARHFGGPVIVHAVTQKGRGYPPAENDEAEQMHSPAAFDPETGLPTGPPSVGWTSVFAEELVALGARRPDVVAITAAMLGPTGLAPFQRAFPERCIDVGIAEQHALTSAAGLAMSGLHPVVAVYSTFLNRAFDQLLMDVALHGKGITLVLDRAGVTGNDGPSHNGMWDLSLLGVVPGMRVAAPRDTATLREELAEAVAVEDGPTAIRFPKGAVIESVPALRRVGGVDVLHESTADEPSVLLACAGAFGELGVAAARRLEQQGVSVTVVDPRWVLPVPGPLVDLARDHRLVVTVSDCGRHGGFGSAVAAALRDAECDVPLRDLALPQRFLDHGSRADVLHSAGLTAQDVARRVTEWAAALPVLPAGAGSIAGEPAPSEEAR; from the coding sequence GTGACCGTGTTGCGATCCGTCCGTGGCCCGGCAGACCTCAAACGGCTCGGAGCCGATCAGCTCCCCGCCCTGGCCGCCGAGATCCGCGAGGAGCTGGTGGCATCGGTGTCCCGCACCGGCGGGCACCTCGGCCCCAACCTCGGCGTCGTCGAGCTGACCATCGCGCTGCACCGGGTCTTCGACTCGCCCCGCGACACGCTGGTCTGGGACACCGGACACCAGGCGTACGTCCACAAGATGCTCACGGGCCGCCACGACGGCTGGGAGTCGCTCAAGAAGACCGGGGGCCTGTCCGGCTACCCGTGCCGCGCGGAGAGCGAGCACGACCACGTCGAGAACAGCCACGCCTCCACGTCGCTGTCATGGGCCGACGGCATCGCCCGCGGCTATGCGCTCACCGCCCAGGAGCGCCATGTCGTCGCGGTGATCGGCGACGGCGCCCTCACCGGGGGGATGGCCTGGGAGGCGCTCAACAACATCGCGGCGGGCAAGGACCGCAACGTCGTGATCGTCGTCAACGACAACGGTCGCTCCTACGCCCCCACCATCGGCGGCGTCGCCGACCGCCTCGCCACGCTCCGCCTGCAGCCCGGCTACGAGCGCGTGCTGGAGGCGGGCAAGCAGGCGCTGTCGCGCACCCCCGTGGTCGGGGCTCCGATCTACGCGGGGCTGCACGCGCTCAAGGCGGGCGTCAAGGACGCCCTGAGCCCGCAGGCCCTGTTCTCCGACCTCGGCCTCAAGTACTTCGGGCCGGTCGACGGGCACGACATCGCGGCGATGGAGTCGGCGTTGCGCCGCGCCCGGCACTTCGGCGGGCCGGTCATCGTCCACGCCGTCACGCAGAAGGGGCGCGGCTACCCGCCCGCCGAGAACGACGAGGCCGAGCAGATGCACAGCCCGGCCGCGTTCGACCCGGAGACCGGGCTCCCGACCGGGCCGCCGTCGGTCGGGTGGACGAGCGTGTTCGCCGAGGAGCTCGTCGCGCTCGGTGCCCGCAGGCCGGACGTCGTCGCCATCACCGCCGCGATGCTCGGGCCCACCGGCCTCGCGCCGTTCCAGCGGGCGTTCCCGGAGCGCTGCATCGACGTCGGCATCGCCGAGCAGCACGCGCTCACCTCCGCTGCAGGCCTTGCGATGAGCGGGCTGCACCCGGTCGTCGCCGTCTACTCGACCTTCCTCAACCGGGCCTTCGACCAGCTCCTGATGGACGTCGCCCTGCACGGCAAGGGCATCACGCTCGTGCTGGACCGGGCCGGCGTCACCGGCAACGACGGGCCGTCGCACAACGGCATGTGGGACCTGTCGCTGCTCGGCGTCGTACCCGGCATGCGGGTGGCCGCCCCGCGCGACACCGCCACGCTGCGCGAGGAGCTGGCCGAGGCCGTCGCGGTCGAGGACGGGCCGACCGCGATCCGCTTCCCCAAGGGCGCGGTCATCGAGTCGGTGCCCGCGCTGCGCCGGGTCGGTGGTGTCGACGTGCTGCACGAGTCCACGGCCGACGAGCCCTCGGTGCTGCTGGCGTGCGCGGGCGCGTTCGGGGAGCTCGGCGTCGCTGCGGCGCGGCGGCTGGAGCAACAGGGCGTGTCCGTCACCGTGGTCGACCCGCGGTGGGTGCTGCCGGTCCCCGGCCCGCTGGTCGACCTCGCTCGCGACCACCGCCTCGTCGTCACCGTCAGCGACTGCGGCCGCCACGGCGGGTTCGGCTCCGCGGTGGCGGCGGCGTTGCGTGACGCGGAGTGCGACGTCCCGCTGCGCGATCTCGCGCTCCCACAACGCTTCCTCGACCACGGCAGCAGGGCCGACGTGCTCCACTCCGCCGGGCTCACCGCGCAGGACGTGGCCCGCCGCGTCACCGAGTGGGCGGCGGCGCTTCCGGTGCTGCCGGCCGGGGCAGGATCGATCGCGGGGGAGCCCGCACCGTCGGAGGAGGCTCGCTGA
- a CDS encoding GGDEF domain-containing protein, which translates to MEEPSHSRSPAGHRDPAGWELWRLPGRAVVLILAVEAAAVVSVVSHLAVPARAALTGETLALAAFLTLLSVVHTELATGIERIRRRAAETSYFDLSSVWTFAAALLLPPTVAAAVIAAVYLHLWRRVWRPAKVPLHRHIYTTATVVLAAGAAHAAVEHAGGLPGTPDDVAGVAGIAVAVLLYVVVNTLLVAGVIALTSEWPGVRALVGRLDDNALEVATLCMGGLAAVAIGSTPWLVALVLPPILVLHRAVLVRHLEEAASTDAKTGLLNSAAWQAEAARALRRAQRAQAAAAVLILDLDHFKLVNDAHGHLAGDDVLAAVAGELRAGVRECDVVGRFGGEEFVVLLADLPTGALGRAEVRSVAERLRRLVAELDVPVCTPDGNLTITGLSVSVGGASVPVDGTTLDQVLKVADANLYAAKRGGRNLVRIAGPVQIPAPRTAAG; encoded by the coding sequence GTGGAGGAGCCGTCGCATTCGCGTAGCCCGGCAGGTCACCGCGACCCCGCCGGATGGGAGCTCTGGCGGCTGCCGGGCAGGGCGGTCGTGCTCATCCTCGCCGTCGAGGCGGCGGCCGTCGTCTCCGTCGTCAGTCATCTCGCGGTGCCCGCCCGCGCCGCGCTGACCGGTGAGACGCTCGCGCTGGCCGCGTTCCTGACGTTGCTGAGCGTGGTGCACACCGAGCTCGCCACCGGTATCGAGCGGATCCGTCGCCGGGCCGCCGAGACGTCGTACTTCGATCTCAGCTCGGTCTGGACCTTCGCTGCCGCGCTGCTGCTGCCGCCCACCGTCGCGGCTGCGGTGATCGCGGCCGTGTACCTGCACCTGTGGCGGCGGGTGTGGCGGCCCGCGAAGGTACCGCTGCACCGGCACATCTACACGACCGCAACCGTGGTGCTGGCCGCCGGCGCGGCGCACGCCGCCGTGGAACATGCGGGCGGGCTCCCGGGCACTCCAGACGACGTCGCGGGCGTCGCGGGCATCGCGGTGGCGGTGCTGCTCTACGTCGTCGTCAACACCCTGCTCGTGGCCGGGGTCATCGCACTGACGAGCGAGTGGCCCGGTGTGCGGGCGCTCGTCGGGCGCCTCGACGACAACGCGCTCGAGGTGGCCACGCTCTGCATGGGTGGGCTCGCCGCCGTCGCGATCGGATCGACGCCGTGGCTGGTGGCGCTCGTGCTGCCGCCGATCCTCGTGCTGCACCGCGCCGTGCTGGTGCGCCACCTCGAGGAGGCGGCGAGCACCGACGCGAAGACCGGCCTGCTCAACTCGGCCGCGTGGCAGGCCGAGGCGGCACGCGCGCTGCGCAGGGCCCAGCGGGCGCAGGCGGCAGCCGCCGTGCTCATCCTCGACCTGGACCACTTCAAACTGGTCAACGACGCGCACGGGCACCTCGCGGGCGACGACGTGCTGGCGGCGGTCGCGGGGGAGTTGCGTGCGGGCGTGCGCGAGTGCGACGTCGTGGGCCGGTTCGGCGGCGAGGAGTTCGTGGTGCTGCTGGCGGACCTGCCGACAGGGGCGCTCGGCCGCGCCGAGGTGCGTTCGGTGGCCGAACGGCTGCGACGGCTCGTGGCGGAGCTCGACGTCCCGGTCTGCACGCCCGACGGCAACCTCACGATCACCGGCCTGAGCGTCTCGGTCGGTGGGGCCTCCGTGCCCGTGGACGGCACCACGCTCGACCAGGTGCTCAAGGTCGCCGACGCCAACCTGTACGCGGCGAAGCGCGGTGGGCGGAACCTGGTGCGGATCGCGGGGCCGGTGCAGATCCCGGCTCCGCGGACGGCGGCGGGGTAG
- a CDS encoding GGDEF domain-containing protein has protein sequence MSAHPEGARPGVRPVRAWTIRRWPLWELSHRLTLSVLLVEATAIGLVIAVSVRMPVPHALQLLQAAVLVGLGILHTEIAIGVERVRRRVMVGNHANLSSVWTFAGALVLPPVCAAAVAVAVHLHVWVRTGRPRVPLYRSVYSAATIVLACLGAAVVVGFLGSGPEPLAAAGIPGITLALLVYTTINTGLVAGAIAMSAPQPDLARVLGRWDDNLLEFATLSLGALTAVALVVNPWLVLLALPPLVVLHRAVLVRHLEEAASIDGKTGLLNAVAWHAQAERLLQRDSPADGPRGVLVLDLDHFKAVNDTHGHLAGDQVLAAVAGAVRAEVRERDLVGRFGGEEFVVLLAGPAAGAVGELEAVAERIRGRVATLRVEIPTPDGPLTVSGLTVSIGVAVAPAEGADLRTLLQIADTALYAAKRAGRNVVRMGTPPGSVPPVASRQGGEPAPGTDWMVDGE, from the coding sequence ATGTCCGCACATCCCGAGGGAGCACGTCCCGGGGTTCGGCCGGTCCGTGCCTGGACGATCCGGCGGTGGCCCCTGTGGGAGCTGTCCCACCGGCTCACGCTGTCGGTGCTCTTGGTCGAGGCCACGGCGATCGGGCTGGTGATCGCCGTCTCCGTGCGGATGCCGGTGCCGCACGCGCTCCAGTTGTTGCAGGCCGCAGTGCTCGTCGGGCTGGGGATCCTGCACACGGAGATCGCCATCGGCGTCGAGCGGGTCCGCAGGCGCGTGATGGTCGGCAACCACGCCAACCTCAGCTCGGTCTGGACGTTCGCGGGTGCCCTCGTGTTGCCGCCGGTGTGCGCGGCGGCGGTGGCCGTGGCGGTGCACCTGCACGTGTGGGTGCGCACCGGGCGGCCGCGCGTACCGCTCTACCGCAGCGTCTACAGCGCGGCCACGATCGTGCTCGCCTGCCTCGGTGCCGCCGTCGTCGTCGGCTTCCTCGGCTCAGGGCCGGAGCCGCTGGCGGCTGCCGGCATCCCCGGCATCACGCTCGCCTTGCTCGTCTACACCACGATCAACACCGGGCTCGTCGCAGGCGCCATCGCGATGAGCGCCCCGCAGCCCGATCTGGCCCGCGTGCTCGGCCGCTGGGACGACAACCTCCTCGAGTTCGCCACCCTGTCGCTCGGCGCGCTCACCGCGGTGGCGCTCGTCGTCAACCCGTGGCTCGTGCTGCTCGCCCTTCCGCCGCTCGTGGTGCTGCACCGGGCCGTGCTCGTGCGGCACCTGGAGGAGGCCGCGAGCATCGATGGCAAGACCGGCCTGCTGAACGCCGTGGCGTGGCACGCGCAGGCGGAGCGGTTGCTGCAGCGCGACAGCCCGGCCGACGGCCCGCGCGGGGTGCTGGTGCTGGACCTCGACCACTTCAAGGCGGTCAACGACACGCACGGCCACCTCGCGGGCGACCAGGTCCTCGCCGCTGTGGCCGGAGCCGTGCGCGCCGAGGTCCGTGAGCGAGACCTCGTCGGCCGGTTCGGCGGCGAGGAGTTCGTGGTGCTGCTCGCCGGACCGGCCGCAGGCGCGGTCGGCGAGCTGGAGGCGGTGGCCGAGCGCATCCGCGGCCGGGTGGCCACTCTGCGGGTGGAGATCCCCACACCGGACGGCCCGCTCACCGTATCCGGGCTCACCGTCTCGATCGGGGTCGCGGTCGCGCCCGCCGAGGGTGCCGATCTGCGCACCCTGCTCCAGATCGCCGACACCGCGCTGTACGCGGCAAAGCGGGCAGGTCGCAACGTCGTTCGCATGGGTACGCCACCGGGCTCGGTGCCTCCCGTCGCGTCCCGCCAAGGTGGTGAGCCCGCTCCGGGCACCGACTGGATGGTGGACGGAGAGTGA
- a CDS encoding GGDEF domain-containing protein, whose translation MPERRLLSGEPARPGARAPHRWPVWRLPRLLLCAVLLVEVVAVALLAAGLVNGGVPAATELWAGGALCVLGIAYSEMAVGVERERRRLGGASHVDLSSVWTFAAALVLPGPHAAVVATVIMLHLWARAWRQWVPLHRQLFSVATVVLSCIAVGALIESAGTAHEPLWLVVAAMVLFMAVNSGLIAAVVAISVPRAGPAALFGPPDENLLEVGMLCMGALTAIAIALNPVLVLLMLLPLHVVLRAALIRPLEAAASMDGKTGLLNAATWVAEAERVLAGTDGAERAGGVLMLDLDHFKAVNDTHGHAVGDHVLAAVADALRSVVRAHDLVGRMGGEEFVVLPRRAASGARSVELESVELEVVAERIRAHVADLRLEVPTLRGPLVITGLTVSIGGAVASVRGSDIAALLQTADTALYEAKRAGRNTVRVAVASSMPSSAQLLSAPLAGRGAGERARMKD comes from the coding sequence GTGCCGGAGCGACGACTCCTCTCCGGTGAACCGGCGCGCCCGGGGGCTCGCGCCCCGCACCGCTGGCCGGTGTGGCGCCTGCCGCGGCTCCTGCTGTGCGCCGTGCTGCTCGTCGAGGTGGTCGCGGTCGCACTGCTCGCCGCAGGGCTCGTGAACGGGGGCGTTCCGGCCGCGACGGAGCTGTGGGCGGGTGGCGCCCTCTGCGTGCTGGGGATCGCCTACAGCGAGATGGCCGTCGGCGTGGAGCGGGAACGGAGGCGGCTGGGGGGCGCATCCCACGTCGACCTCAGCTCGGTGTGGACGTTCGCCGCCGCGCTCGTGCTGCCGGGGCCCCACGCCGCCGTGGTCGCAACGGTGATCATGCTGCACCTGTGGGCGCGCGCCTGGCGCCAATGGGTGCCGCTGCACCGCCAGCTGTTCAGCGTCGCCACGGTGGTGCTCTCCTGCATCGCCGTCGGAGCCCTCATCGAGTCCGCCGGCACCGCGCACGAGCCGCTGTGGCTGGTGGTCGCCGCGATGGTCCTGTTCATGGCGGTCAACTCGGGGCTCATCGCCGCCGTCGTGGCGATCAGCGTTCCGCGGGCGGGCCCGGCCGCGCTGTTCGGTCCGCCGGACGAGAACCTCCTCGAGGTCGGCATGCTGTGCATGGGCGCGCTGACCGCGATCGCGATCGCGCTGAACCCCGTGCTGGTCCTGCTGATGCTGCTCCCGCTGCACGTCGTGCTGCGGGCGGCGCTGATCCGGCCGCTCGAGGCGGCGGCCAGCATGGACGGCAAGACCGGGCTCCTCAACGCGGCCACATGGGTCGCGGAGGCGGAACGGGTTCTCGCCGGCACGGATGGCGCCGAGCGCGCGGGCGGCGTGCTGATGCTCGACCTCGACCACTTCAAGGCGGTCAACGACACGCACGGTCACGCCGTCGGCGACCACGTGCTGGCGGCGGTCGCGGATGCGCTGCGCAGCGTCGTGCGCGCCCATGACCTCGTCGGCCGGATGGGCGGCGAGGAGTTCGTGGTGCTGCCGAGGCGCGCGGCGTCCGGTGCCCGGTCGGTCGAGCTCGAGTCCGTCGAGCTCGAGGTGGTGGCCGAGCGGATCAGGGCACACGTCGCGGATCTGCGGCTCGAGGTGCCCACCTTGCGCGGGCCGCTGGTGATCACCGGCCTGACCGTCTCGATCGGTGGTGCGGTGGCGTCGGTACGCGGCAGCGATATCGCGGCTTTGCTGCAGACCGCGGACACCGCCCTCTACGAGGCCAAACGGGCAGGCCGCAACACCGTGCGGGTCGCGGTGGCGTCCTCGATGCCGTCGTCCGCGCAACTCCTGTCCGCGCCGCTCGCCGGCCGCGGGGCCGGCGAGCGCGCACGCATGAAGGACTGA
- a CDS encoding sensor domain-containing diguanylate cyclase, translating into MSAEPGARPGGRGPSAGVRRWVAGWDLWEVPRRLVAPVFTVELTALALMVFGVLTTVPESREIRTAVLICVLGVVHTEIARDVERMRRRITGEELHVDLGSVWFFMAAILLSPGYAAVVTVLVHSHIWYRAAYRRAPLYRQVFNSATMMISAFAASSLMSYVFAQQRIDLLDSRALLVLCFGMLAFLTINSALVAGAIAVSTPHARLSQMVGVWSENLLEIATLSLGALVAMAYLTNPWLALFCLPPLLVLHRAVLVRQLEEAASLDGKTGLLNAAAWHVQAERALQRTKRRDGPPGVLVLDLDHFKAVNDTHGHLAGDHVLTAVADVLRDEVRERDLVGRFGGEEFVVMLAGLGGRGSAEIEAVAERIRRRVADLRVEIPTPDGPLTVRGLSVSVGCAVMPDGGAELRDLLEVADRALYAAKGAGRNAVRMGNATSTRPALLPVNARPNPPTAVEPPTLHSNAGD; encoded by the coding sequence ATGTCAGCAGAACCCGGAGCGCGCCCCGGCGGGCGCGGCCCCAGCGCCGGTGTCCGACGCTGGGTCGCCGGCTGGGACCTGTGGGAGGTGCCCCGCCGGCTCGTCGCCCCCGTGTTCACGGTGGAGCTCACCGCGCTCGCGCTGATGGTCTTCGGGGTCCTCACGACCGTGCCGGAATCCCGTGAGATCCGCACGGCGGTCCTCATCTGCGTGCTCGGGGTCGTCCACACCGAGATCGCGCGGGACGTCGAACGGATGCGGCGGCGGATCACTGGCGAGGAACTGCACGTCGACCTCGGTTCGGTCTGGTTCTTCATGGCCGCGATCCTGCTGTCGCCCGGGTACGCGGCAGTGGTCACGGTCCTCGTGCACTCCCACATCTGGTACCGCGCCGCGTACCGTCGTGCACCGCTCTACCGCCAGGTGTTCAACAGCGCCACGATGATGATCTCGGCGTTCGCGGCGTCGTCGCTGATGTCCTACGTCTTCGCCCAGCAGCGGATCGACCTGCTCGACTCGCGCGCGCTGCTGGTGCTCTGCTTCGGCATGCTCGCCTTCCTGACGATCAACAGCGCGCTGGTGGCGGGCGCGATCGCCGTCAGTACCCCGCACGCCCGGCTCTCGCAGATGGTCGGGGTGTGGAGCGAGAACCTCCTGGAGATCGCGACGCTCTCCCTCGGCGCGCTCGTCGCGATGGCGTACCTGACCAATCCGTGGCTCGCGCTGTTCTGCCTGCCCCCGCTGCTGGTGCTGCACCGGGCGGTCCTCGTCCGGCAGCTGGAGGAGGCCGCGAGCCTCGACGGCAAGACCGGCCTGCTCAACGCTGCCGCATGGCACGTGCAGGCCGAGCGCGCGTTGCAGCGCACGAAGCGCCGCGACGGGCCGCCCGGCGTGTTGGTGCTGGACCTGGACCACTTCAAGGCCGTCAACGACACCCACGGCCACCTCGCGGGCGACCACGTGCTGACCGCGGTCGCCGACGTGCTGCGCGACGAGGTGAGGGAGCGCGACCTCGTCGGGCGGTTCGGCGGCGAGGAGTTCGTCGTGATGCTGGCGGGACTGGGCGGAAGGGGCTCCGCGGAGATCGAAGCGGTGGCCGAGCGGATCCGCAGGCGCGTCGCGGACCTGCGCGTCGAGATCCCCACCCCGGACGGGCCGCTGACGGTGCGCGGGTTGAGCGTCTCCGTCGGGTGCGCGGTGATGCCGGACGGTGGCGCGGAGCTGCGTGACCTCCTCGAGGTCGCCGACCGCGCGCTGTACGCGGCCAAGGGGGCGGGGCGCAACGCGGTGCGGATGGGCAATGCGACGTCCACCCGGCCCGCGCTGCTGCCGGTGAACGCGCGACCGAACCCGCCGACCGCGGTCGAGCCACCCACGCTCCACAGCAACGCCGGAGACTGA
- a CDS encoding MFS transporter, with product MAGSGLGAVFRVPEFRVLWAAELFSIAGDQLARVALAVLVYGRTGSALWAAVAYALTFLPALLGGVLLSGLADRYRRREVMIVCDVARTVLVGVMAIPDLPLWALCAVLVAVVLLGSPHTAAQGALYPEVLDGELYERGLAVRQITSQTAQLVGFAAGGLLVAAVSPAVALLGNAVSFALSAVVVRIGVADRAAPVPEPGSEHAIAGLRGIAAGLAEIATDRRRRALVVLAWLVGWYVVPEALAAPYADQLGAGPAVVGLLMAADPLGSVLGAWLFVRFVPAEKRARLVGLMAVAAGVPLALCILRPGVPLTLLLWAVSGMLSTAYLLQTQASFVRATPDGGRGRAIGVAASGIIAAQGVAVLVGGLLADASDPATAVAGAGVLGAVLSAGGAVAWHRANRGADAATGSAILNRG from the coding sequence ATGGCGGGTAGCGGACTCGGCGCGGTGTTCCGCGTGCCCGAATTCCGGGTGCTGTGGGCAGCCGAGCTGTTCTCGATCGCGGGCGACCAGCTCGCGAGGGTCGCCCTCGCGGTCCTCGTGTACGGCCGCACCGGATCGGCCCTGTGGGCGGCCGTCGCCTACGCGCTGACCTTCCTCCCCGCGCTGCTCGGCGGCGTGCTGCTGTCCGGGCTCGCCGACCGCTACCGGCGTCGCGAGGTCATGATCGTCTGCGACGTCGCCCGCACCGTGCTCGTCGGCGTGATGGCCATCCCCGACCTGCCCCTGTGGGCACTGTGCGCCGTCCTCGTGGCCGTCGTGCTGCTGGGCTCACCCCACACCGCCGCACAGGGCGCGCTCTACCCCGAGGTACTCGACGGCGAGCTCTACGAGCGCGGCCTCGCCGTCCGGCAGATCACCAGCCAGACCGCGCAGCTCGTCGGCTTCGCCGCCGGTGGCCTGCTCGTCGCCGCCGTGAGTCCCGCGGTCGCGCTTCTCGGCAACGCCGTCTCTTTCGCGCTGTCGGCGGTCGTCGTCCGGATCGGTGTGGCCGATCGGGCGGCACCCGTTCCCGAGCCCGGATCCGAGCACGCCATCGCAGGGCTCCGCGGCATCGCCGCAGGGCTCGCCGAGATCGCCACCGACCGGCGGCGCCGCGCGCTCGTGGTGCTCGCCTGGCTCGTGGGCTGGTACGTCGTGCCCGAGGCGCTCGCAGCCCCGTACGCCGACCAGCTCGGCGCAGGCCCGGCCGTCGTCGGCCTGCTCATGGCGGCCGACCCGCTCGGCAGCGTGCTCGGGGCATGGCTGTTCGTGCGCTTCGTCCCCGCCGAGAAGAGGGCACGGCTCGTCGGGCTCATGGCCGTTGCGGCCGGAGTCCCACTGGCGCTCTGCATCCTGCGCCCGGGCGTCCCGCTCACCCTCCTCCTGTGGGCGGTGTCCGGGATGCTCTCCACCGCTTATCTGCTGCAGACGCAGGCGAGCTTCGTCCGTGCCACCCCGGACGGGGGCCGCGGCCGCGCGATCGGCGTCGCGGCATCCGGGATCATCGCGGCCCAGGGGGTCGCGGTGCTCGTCGGAGGCCTGCTCGCCGATGCGTCGGATCCCGCCACCGCTGTCGCAGGGGCCGGAGTGCTCGGGGCGGTGTTGTCGGCAGGCGGTGCCGTGGCCTGGCATCGCGCCAATCGTGGCGCCGACGCCGCGACCGGGTCCGCGATCCTGAACCGCGGCTGA